In Sciurus carolinensis chromosome 4, mSciCar1.2, whole genome shotgun sequence, the sequence ATAAATAGATGCAGTTTTCTTAGAGATCAGTTTGCTTGTAGCTTGTAGTTCTTGGAATTAGTCTTTTACTTCTTGGACTTTCTCACACAAATTCACTTGGGAGTGTTCGCAAAGATATGTTGTTGAAGGAGACTATAGATATGTTCATGGCAACATTGTCTAtatgagcaaaaaataaaactgatgatGTAATTGtccatcaaaagaaaaatggttaaGTTGTATGTCTATTGGTGAAAATCTGAGGAAGTCCTAGAGAATGAAGAACCATAAATACTGTTATATAAGATGTTCAAGATCcatcattatattaaaaaaaaaaaaaaaatgcagtgacCCAGTCACCTTTTTAAAGTTTATCTGTGTTTGATTGTGAAAGAGTCCACAAAAAACTCTTTAGGAGATTGGGGAAGAGAAAGCAGGGGAGTCTCGGGAGAcctttagtttttactttttgtgcttttgtattgaagtttttttcttaagCATATATTCCATTTGCaattttttacttaaatgttTAGGGAAAGATTTTTAGGAAAAGCATCAGTAAGTCTTTGCTGAGTGTAATCTTCTAAGTATATGCAAATCCCCAGTATGATGTGTAGCTTatatctgctttatttttaattttttattttgaaataattgtagaCTGTCAAGAAATTGCAAAAACAGTGCAAACAGGTTCCTCTGCTTCCCCCAGTCGTGTAATTTTACATAACCGCAgctatcaaaaccaggaaatgaCATCAGCATAATACCACTAACTGAACAGTAGACTAAAAACCATCagtttttattatgataaattcTGTATTCTGATTGAAAGTGTCCAATATTACTTTtgattagttttctttatttcaatttcactATTTTGGGGGAGTTCCTAGTGACGTAAGGAAAGCTTGGGAAGGGGTTTTTCACTTCATGTTAAGGCAGGATGTCAAAGACATGaatcttgaattttaaaagtgattgtgttaatatttctattttctttgtgcttttataatgtaaagtgaaaaaatttgaatttgagaCCTTGATTCCAACtgctaaaatttataaagcattttcttttaatattagaaaaatttaataattcataGTTGATTTTACggataatattatttaaaatatttagcatttcaGTGTTGAGCTTGTAGCTTTTTTCCTCAACTATGTTTTATATCTTGCAGTATTCCTTTGGTCTTTAAAAAGAgtaaagcatatttttatatgtaggaaaaacaacagaaagcaaaaactacattaacttatttttctctttctagccAATACTGGcccctttttgttctgtttttttacaTCCTTTCACCTATTCCATACTGCATAGCAAGAAGATTAGTGGATGATACAGATGCTATGAGTAATGCTTGTAAGGAACTTGCCATATTTCTTACAACAGGCATCGTTGTCTCAGCTTTTGGACTCCCTATTGTATTTGCCCGAGCACATTTGGTGAGTGAATTTAGTTTGCTACGGATGATTTTCTATTAGACTGtgttaaattttttctcaaaagttTTTGTTACTGACATGAAAAAGAGATGAGAGACATAGAGATTAAAATCTTAGATCTTTGTTTGTCCTTGCTAACTAATAAAAATGGTATTGAAGCCGGGCACAgtgtcacatacctgtaattccagtggctcaggggatcacatgttcaaagtcaggagaatcatgagttcaaagccaacctcagcaaaagcaaggtgctaaggaactcagtgcgacccttctctaaataaaatagaaaattgggctggggatgtggctcattggtcgagtgcctctgagttcaatcccttcaAAATGATATTGAAGAGCATGGCATAGGTCTGCTACAGCATTTGACTTCCCATTACCTGTCAGAATCAGGCACGTTAATTCACCCAGTGCCGAACAGCCCTACAGACCTGTCCCATATAAGTCTGGAAAACATGAGAAGATTGTATATTCTATTTGTGTCTCCAAAGAGAACGAGCTGGGCTACTTATACTAAGTCCAGACTCACCTACCCAAATTCACAGCTCTACCTCTGTGACTACTAGCATATTGTATAGACTGTCTACTCAGGTAGAGAAGGCAGCAGAGACTGACCACCCTTCAACTTGGAGAAAGCAGTTAATTACTCCCTTGACCCCTTTAAAAGAAAGTGCACATGTGGTTTCCATCCCTTgatactttaaatttaatttcttctcaacacagattttttttttattcacaaagaGAGCTAATTTCTTCATAAGTTGAAGATCATAGAATTCTGTGCTGTGTCATCATAGGCCAGAAGTTaagattgttttttaaagtaattatctCTCATaactttctgcttttttaaacaaagataaataaaaatagctcCATAAAAGTACCATTCAGTGTTAATTACTgtgaaagttattaaaaaaacattttctttgaatcATGATTGGCATAAAGTTAGAACCttgatttgcttttcatttcccttttgtttttcatatgtcTATTAATTGAGTGTTTGTACCTTATTTTCACAGATTGAGTGGGGAGCTTGTGCACTTGTTCTCACAGGAAACACGGTCATCTTTGCAACTATACTAGGCTTCTTCTTGGTCTTTGGAAGCAATGATGACTTCAGCTGGCAGCAGTGGTGAAAAGGAATAGCTGAACTATTGTCACATGGACTTCTTGTCATCTGTTGGCCATCCATGCACACAGGAGATGGGGCAGTAATGCTGAATGGTGTAGCAAGCCTCCTGGGGGTATTCTAGGTGCTCCCTACTCAATTTTATTGTATGCATACTATTTTCACAGAGACTTGCTAAAGGATTAAAAggattttctcttttgaaaaatctTGACTTCACACTTATCTATGGTATGCTTTTTGTGGTGTCCTGCTGAATctaagtatttgtttttcttgttcagTTTTTTTATCAATATGCCatgttaaaagttttttaaatgtaataaccATTTGCATTGTTTTTTAGGAATTCAGAATTCTGCTGGCTTTATTACTGGGCTAACGTACATATTTTCTCTTAAGATTTGTTAACGTccattattataaaaaaatataaaaataagttttcaatCAGTCAGGATGACATTGCTCCCAGTTTTATGCAAACATGCAGACCGTTAGCATACCTTATAGATTATCTACTCAGTGCAAGTATAGCTGCGTTTATACCTCAGAGGGGCCAAATATGAATGCCCATGCCCTCCATAAGGGTTGCTGGTTTTACTAGTAGATAGGTGTTTTGTGCATTGAAAATTGTTTTATGGAATTGCTACAAAGGAGTTCTTTTCTTCTCAATTGATGAAAGAATTTATGTTAAACTTTAAGGATGTAAAAACAGATTTTTGAGATAtggcttttatttatgtttattatagTCAAAGTAGAATGAATTGCAGTGTGGGAAGAAACACATTGAAATTCCATTGTTTGAATGCTgtttctatttatgtgaaatttttgATCTATCAGCCTTTTAAGTTTTACCATGGGTAAAATGTTCATACATGGAATTATTACTGATGAGGGAAAGTTATATGTTTGCATCATAAATACCAGAaaccctcctctgcttccttcttttaacttattttgtatgttgtatGTATTAAGTAAAAGAACCTTTCAAACATTTAGAGATGTTTCACTTACCTGGAAAATAATTGCTATGCTGTTACTTTAAGAGTGCCCCTTCTCCTGCAAGGCCATGACATGATTAACAAATTACTTGTTAGTCTTGCAGATAATGTGCATTAACAATTTAAGATTTAGACCATGGTAAGGGTAGTTCTTATTCTAAGGTTATAtcacatgtaattttaaaatacttaagacAAGTTTCCTGTATACCTCTCAAATGTTTGGGTTctgattttatcaaaatagatCTGCTTTTTCTTATAAAAGGTATTTGCCATATGAATTAATGCAGATTAGCCAAATCCAGCTTTAGGCACAGATCTGACCAAAAAATTCCCAGTAACCAAGCATGATCAAATTGTAGTGGTCATTTGCATCTCATGATTATCAGTACCTTTTTCAGGAACTCGTTAGGAAAATGTTGTAGTTGATCtgacagtattttgttaaggatatttatatgtttattcaaTGTACTTACATAAAAATTGTTGCCTTCATTCAGAACTGAGTAATCATGacagctttttgttgttttatagcTTCTCTCTGGAGAAATGGGAACAAATTTCAGCTTTTTACTGAAGATGCCTAAAACTACAGGTGTTTTTGCGTAACccaagttttgtttctttgggcTGTGAAATGGGGAGCAGAATGACATATCTGCATGCAGCCATGCCATTTACACATGGGCTGAAAATAGCTTGCTGTGCAATTATGCTCTAGACTTAAAGAGGAAGGTACAAGTACACATACTAGACAGCTGGAGATACAGCTGGAACTCTATGCCTGTGATctggctttttttgttttctttaggaaGTGAGTACATTCTCTGGTCCTTCTCCAATTTTTGTTTCTCTAGAATATCAGTGCAGTGCACTGCTACTCTTTTATTACTTGGCCATAGACTCTTCTTCTGACAGCTGCATAATCTTTCAGTATACTAATTGCATTGGCAGCATTGTGTCTTTGACCTTGCACATGAGCTTACAGTGCTGTCTCTGGTTTCTAGGCTAGGTACTGGAGGTATGATTTTTCCATAGAATATGCACTGACACAACATTGCCATTCTTCTatggaaagaaaacttttgatGATGAaacaataaagattttaaatatccATTTTAGTTTTGTGGGTGTTTTTGGAATGAAAGTATATGTCACACTTCAGTTCCTAAAGTGCATTAACCATTTTAATAATGTAATACAAAGAAAGTGTGACACTGGTTATAACATTAGACATGCAGCAGTACAAGTGAAACCATAGTAACGGATTATTATAATGAAgccatttaaaagtaaaattgaaacCATAGTAACAAATATTACAGTGGAACCCAGTGATTTTGAGCTATAACAAAAGGACTGATTTGGGGAAGAATTTTTAACCCTTTACAAAACAGTCATAGGAGTTTTGTTCAGTTAAGACTACTGATGATCTCAAAgtccttttcttacattttcagAACTTTCTTGTGACTGCATGTTTTATATGTTCACATATTTATTGCCATTTGTCATTGAGTATTTTGCTTTTTACAAGGATTACAAACAAAATTCTGTGTGTTACAACGTGAATAGAGAACAGTACTGTTATCTATAATTAATTTTGTCTCAGATTGCCCTAAATTATGATCTTATTATGTGCTTTTCAAATTATCATAGGTTCTTAGTGTCTGCCCTAATATGATTTTTGGAACATTGCCAAAATAATACAGGTTTCTAAATAAATTCTAGACAAGATTCATAAGTTACAGAAAGCTTCAAATAACAAACCTGTTAAGTAGTATGTATATTGTGAACTCTAGGATACTTTATGATGCTTATAATTGGTGAGAAATTCAAATTCCTGTTTCTTCCATATAAACTTGTATTGTTCTTTCAATGAAATCAGGAGCTCTCGTTTTATTACAAGCTTCTTTTTATGGGACTTCCCAGGAAGAAAACATATCCAGTAGGTAAATATTCCAAATAAGTGAAACTTAACCCATTAAGAACTAACATTGGGCTGGTacaatggcgcacacctgtaattctagtggcttggaggctgaggcaggatgatcatgaattcaaagccagcctcagcactttagagagaccttgtctcaaaataaaatataaaaggatctggggatgtggcttagtggttaagtgccctgggttcaatccctgtagaaaaacaaaacaaaacaaaaacctaacattggatttattttaacatttgacaAGAGTATTAAATGGATCATATACATGTGCCTTTTTATAataagatattttttttcttccctggtaATTCAAGACTAAAAATTTTTACCGTCTTTCTAAATGGCCACAGATTTGTATTTTGCAGGAattgtgggaattttttttttacttttcttaattgTTCTTAATGCCCCTTAAATATATTTGCTGTTTATTAGGAAGAATAGAACatttaagggggaaaaatgaGGTAATCAAGCTCACTGAATcaattatataacatttttgtATACAGTGCAATATCAGTTGACTTAATTAGGGTGTCTCCCACTCTTCTACAAATGAAATGCTTTGTGACAGGTATTCTTCCTTCTgacagtgctttttaaaaaatctagttctTAACAGTCTACCAGATAATCTGAAATAGGGAACGTTATTGTGCTGTACAGCAGCAGAAGCCTTATTACTAAGTTTTCTACCTGGAGTTATTCTGAGCTCAAGATATTACTAgttctttattctcatttctgggtcttcccatttgtttttaattataaaatatctaagaaggaagtttatttttataacaaacttTGTATTCTATGTTTTGCTTCTAGTTTCTTAAAGATTATTTGAAATCATCCTTGGGTTTAGAACCATACACCACAGTCACAACAATTAAGATATTAATTGTTAAACTTGTAAATTCCAGTTTATAACAGTGGGATGGGGACAGAGAAAATTCAAACCTTtccattccatgaggaagagatcaTGAACATAAAACCTTTTTGaattataattgttttcttatttttatttagaggcaataCTAATGATGGgaaatcaagatttttaaatttcaggagTTAGTAAAATCACTAATACTATGAAAGGAAAACAGCTGTAGTTTGTAACCATAGAAATcattaaatagaataaaacattAAACCTGAATATTTCCATATCTGTTTATAAGAGTGTGGCTACTTAATActaatgttgttttaatttattatgtatttggcatttaatatcaaatattttttctcttgacaGATCAATTTATTGcacaatatgtaaaaatataacaatgatataaaaataaattgtgcaaATTTGTGAAACTTCCCCACCTCAAAATAAGACAGATTAATTTCCTGAAAGCTAAATATACTTAGCATCAAACATTCACAGATTGTTTCTAAAAATGTTGACAATTGAAACAGCTTTCTAGAATTAAACTAAGAGAGCTAGGTTTATTTTTGCTCTGGTCTTAATCATCAACttccaaaacaagaaagaatcaGCTTTAAAACCAAGGTATGAGTACAACAGTAAAGACAAGGGCATTAGTCTCCTAAAAAAGTTGGTCTTGAGCCATATTTCATACTAGAAGTGTCATTTACCAGTAATTATTTTCAAGTCAGGTGCTTTAAACTGATTTTGAAACACACTATTTGAAAACCCTTCTAGACACTGACAAATGTCTAATCAGAAGTGATTGGTGTTCACATGTGCGTTTCACCTTGGCTAAGTCACCCAAAATTGTTTTTGCTGAAATTCTACATTTGGTTCAAGTTTTTCCCCGTAGTAAACTTCCTTATCCCCAGTGCTACTTATGTACTACATGATAGCATTGTAAGCAGGATTAGGCAGTAGAAAAAACTGGAGTGTGTGGTCTCTTGCTGAAACTTAATAAGTCAAGACAAATACATAAAGTAATATgaaaggaagtcagttcctgtctATGCCAAGAGAGTATGGAGGTTCACAGAAGGGAAAGATTTCACAGGAGGGGCAGGCTAATTTCCTGTGCTGGCATGCAGGACCATGGATATGTGAGCATTTCCGTGGAGCAGCATTCTGCTCTTACTCAGCTTCTTGGGTTTTAAGAGTTATTTGGGACAGCAGCAGTGATAGCACAGCTTCTCACTTTTGACATGCCAACATCAATCGCAGATGTCAGGGAGATGAAAGTAATGACCAAGGAGATTTGTGTGGGAGAAAGAGGACTCAAACATAGATGACTCCAGATTTCTGATTGCTCATTTCAGGATAGGTGTGAGGAAGTAACAAGAGAGAGTTGAGAAAAAAATCTGGTTATGAGTTACATGTCCAAACTACAGGTTCATCATATCCATGTATTGCCTAGAAATGCCATAATTTGCCTTGTTTCAGACCTTCATCAAACAAAGCAATACTAGTAAGACTTGTGACAACTTGAACCTTATAACTATTTTATGAATTCTGTGAAGGTTGGCATAGTAACCCAGTAGCATAGTGGTTACAGTGTAGGCTCTTGAGTCAGATCACCTAGACTTCCAGCTCTTCCTTATAATGGGCTATGTGACTGCTATATTGGAATATGAAATGTACCCCAAAAGCATATGTGCTAAAGACTtggccccagcccctggcagtattggaaggtggtagaaactaAAAGTTGGGGCCTAATGGGTAGAAGTTAGATCACTGGAATTGTGCCCTATCTTGTTTTGCTCTCTGGCcaccataaggtgagcagctCTTCCTACTACATACTTCTTCCATGATGTACTGTAcctccacaggcccaaagcaacaagaCTAAGTggccatgggctgaaacctctgaaattacatgtcaaaaataaaactttcctccttttaggTTGAttgtcttgggtattttgttacagtaatggaacaCCA encodes:
- the Leprotl1 gene encoding leptin receptor overlapping transcript-like 1; translation: MAGIKALISLSFGGAIGLMFLMLGCALPIYNQYWPLFVLFFYILSPIPYCIARRLVDDTDAMSNACKELAIFLTTGIVVSAFGLPIVFARAHLIEWGACALVLTGNTVIFATILGFFLVFGSNDDFSWQQW